In one Polaribacter sp. ALD11 genomic region, the following are encoded:
- a CDS encoding metallophosphoesterase family protein → MKKIVSVILLGLSLTACKSVEKKVVHDEENHSHYSEMSNVDAHKLIFPSKAPDRIIVNLTEDPNHSFAVNWRTNQQIDTAYVEVAKETHGPDFLLEHNIKRVIAKTALLEIENTRDNEPLVKASYHSVIVKNLEPGTTYVYRVGDGGKNKDTWSEWFQIKTPPINQDIPFSFIYFGDAQNEVKSMWSRVIRRSYKMMPEVDFMLHAGDLINHSESDREWGEWFYAGSFIHATVPSIMTPGNHEYDKSVDRKKLSALWRPQFTLPENAPLEELKETCYSLDYQNMKLISIDAQSFINSEESRKIQTKWLDSILSNNKKKWITITMHYPVYSTKKGRDNKELRDNLKPLIDKYNVDLVLQGHDHTYARGYASNEGLGKTIVEDAGTVYAVSVSGPKMYESQNQDWMVKRGEFTQLFQIITIENNTLKYNSYTALGTLFDSFHIIKTKNGEKKIVNNPESQKFMRFKKDFIKQ, encoded by the coding sequence ATGAAAAAAATAGTATCTGTTATTTTATTAGGTTTAAGCTTAACGGCATGTAAATCAGTAGAAAAAAAAGTAGTACATGATGAAGAAAATCATTCGCATTATTCAGAAATGTCTAATGTAGATGCACATAAATTAATTTTTCCATCTAAAGCACCAGATAGAATTATAGTAAATCTTACAGAAGACCCAAATCATAGTTTTGCTGTTAACTGGAGAACAAATCAACAAATAGATACTGCATATGTAGAAGTAGCTAAAGAAACTCATGGCCCAGATTTTTTACTAGAGCATAATATTAAACGTGTTATCGCAAAAACAGCATTATTAGAAATAGAAAATACAAGAGATAATGAGCCTTTAGTAAAAGCTTCTTATCATTCTGTAATTGTAAAAAATTTAGAGCCTGGAACCACTTATGTCTATCGTGTAGGAGATGGTGGCAAAAATAAGGATACTTGGAGTGAGTGGTTTCAAATTAAAACACCGCCTATTAATCAAGATATTCCTTTTAGTTTTATCTATTTTGGAGATGCACAAAATGAAGTGAAATCTATGTGGTCTAGAGTTATTCGTAGATCATACAAAATGATGCCAGAGGTAGATTTTATGTTACATGCTGGAGATTTAATTAATCATAGTGAGTCTGATAGAGAATGGGGAGAATGGTTTTATGCAGGTAGTTTTATACATGCAACAGTACCAAGTATTATGACTCCAGGAAACCATGAATATGATAAAAGTGTAGATCGAAAAAAATTATCCGCTTTATGGAGACCACAATTTACTTTACCAGAAAATGCACCATTAGAAGAACTTAAAGAAACTTGTTACAGTTTAGATTATCAAAATATGAAATTGATTTCTATTGATGCACAAAGTTTTATTAATAGTGAAGAGTCTAGAAAAATACAAACTAAATGGTTGGACTCTATTTTATCTAACAACAAAAAAAAATGGATAACCATTACTATGCATTACCCTGTTTATTCTACTAAGAAAGGGCGTGATAACAAAGAACTACGAGATAACTTAAAACCTTTAATAGATAAATACAATGTTGATTTAGTTTTACAAGGTCACGATCATACCTACGCTAGAGGTTATGCTTCTAACGAAGGTTTGGGTAAAACAATTGTTGAAGATGCTGGAACTGTTTATGCAGTATCGGTTAGTGGACCTAAAATGTACGAATCTCAGAATCAGGACTGGATGGTAAAGAGAGGAGAGTTTACTCAACTTTTTCAAATAATAACAATAGAAAATAATACATTAAAGTATAATTCTTATACAGCATTAGGAACTCTATTTGATAGCTTTCATATAATTAAGACAAAGAATGGTGAAAAAAAGATAGTCAACAACCCCGAAAGTCAAAAATTTATGAGGTTTAAAAAAGATTTTATAAAGCAATAG
- a CDS encoding SusD/RagB family nutrient-binding outer membrane lipoprotein yields MKNNIINIILLMLLLIATSCSESLDDINISPNTLPDTEVDIKFVLTGVISEAAKITTRLAYDSGELSAANQYLQRDFTSYEENNYQWGANDFSNYYQPLKDSDYIYKRAETEKTDEVKNYYQAVALIIKSYQFGFLTSAFGDIPYSKALQAEKGGNEFFKPAYDTQKEVFVGILKDLKDANTLLKNTRVCKEAINSDILYSGDGQKWRKLANSLRLRFYMRLSEKNDSDIDVSSEISAIVNNKSEFPILEDNNDNAVISYLGTDKSNSWSGGALNWSNRSEFYRRKPSATIVNNLIGLKDPRLTKWIKPVDVQLIQGETNQVVIENNRVKRYVSIDINAINTDSNLENDINTNLFVGLPIALSAPNDFNLGGTISDIKNDITNLDGNVYLNAAANPHTSYLTDMYSENNNELVKSILMTATEVKFLLAEASIRGYISGDAFQYYTAGIELSFKQYQISDGDNNAVYDKASNALISFRQTEYLANTKLIYDNASDKLEPIMHQKWIALWLTTESWFDFRRTGFPDLNSNIISGTKGKQTPIRFIYTDSYNEENMLNAINKLEPAVNNQWSQMWLLQ; encoded by the coding sequence ATGAAAAATAATATAATCAATATAATACTATTAATGTTATTGCTTATAGCAACATCATGTAGTGAATCTTTAGACGATATTAATATTAGTCCAAATACACTTCCAGATACTGAAGTAGATATTAAATTTGTATTGACAGGAGTTATTTCTGAAGCAGCAAAAATAACAACAAGGTTGGCTTATGATTCTGGTGAATTATCTGCTGCAAATCAATACCTACAAAGAGATTTTACAAGTTATGAAGAAAATAATTATCAATGGGGAGCAAATGATTTTTCTAACTATTACCAACCTCTAAAAGACAGTGATTACATTTATAAAAGAGCAGAAACTGAAAAAACTGATGAGGTAAAAAATTATTATCAAGCTGTAGCGTTAATTATAAAATCGTATCAATTTGGTTTTCTTACCTCTGCTTTTGGAGATATTCCATACAGTAAAGCTCTACAAGCAGAAAAAGGAGGAAATGAGTTTTTTAAACCTGCTTATGATACTCAAAAAGAAGTCTTTGTTGGTATTCTTAAAGATTTAAAAGATGCTAATACACTTTTAAAAAATACCAGAGTTTGTAAAGAAGCTATTAATAGTGATATCTTATATAGCGGAGATGGACAAAAATGGAGGAAATTAGCGAATTCTTTACGTCTTAGGTTTTATATGCGTTTGTCTGAAAAAAATGACTCAGATATTGATGTGTCATCTGAAATATCAGCAATTGTAAACAATAAAAGTGAGTTTCCAATCTTAGAAGATAATAATGATAATGCCGTTATTTCTTACTTAGGTACAGATAAAAGTAATAGTTGGTCTGGTGGCGCCTTAAATTGGAGTAATAGGTCTGAGTTTTATCGTAGAAAACCATCAGCAACTATTGTAAATAATTTAATAGGTTTAAAGGATCCACGTTTAACGAAGTGGATAAAACCTGTAGATGTTCAGCTTATACAAGGAGAAACAAACCAGGTAGTTATAGAAAACAACAGAGTTAAACGATATGTGAGTATAGATATCAATGCCATTAATACAGATAGTAATTTAGAGAATGATATTAATACCAATTTATTTGTTGGTTTGCCTATTGCATTAAGCGCTCCAAACGATTTTAATTTAGGAGGAACAATTAGTGACATCAAAAATGACATTACAAATTTAGATGGAAATGTTTATTTAAATGCAGCTGCAAACCCACACACGTCATATTTAACAGATATGTATTCAGAAAATAATAATGAACTAGTAAAGTCTATTTTAATGACTGCTACAGAAGTAAAATTTTTATTAGCTGAAGCAAGTATTCGAGGTTATATTAGTGGTGATGCTTTTCAATATTACACTGCAGGAATAGAATTGTCGTTTAAACAATATCAGATTTCTGACGGAGATAATAATGCTGTTTATGATAAAGCTAGTAACGCTTTAATTTCTTTTAGGCAAACTGAATATCTAGCCAATACTAAACTAATTTATGACAATGCTTCAGATAAATTAGAACCAATTATGCATCAAAAATGGATTGCTCTATGGTTAACAACAGAGTCTTGGTTTGATTTTAGAAGAACAGGATTCCCTGATCTTAATAGTAATATTATATCTGGTACTAAAGGAAAACAAACTCCCATTAGGTTTATTTATACAGATTCTTATAATGAAGAAAATATGTTAAATGCTATTAATAAGTTAGAACCAGCTGTAAACAATCAATGGTCTCAAATGTGGCTTTTACAATAA